CCATTTGTGCCAGTGATTGCCCTCTACGCTGTGCAATTGCATGTAAGGCCTGGATGTTCTTTTGATTTTCTTCATTCAGAAATTTTGTCTGAAGTGATTTGGATTGCGCCGCACGGCTATTCTCGGGGATATGCTTTAAATATTTATCGGTGAGCATGCCCTGTGCCAAAGGAGAGAAGACGATAGAACCAATGCCTATCTCATCCAAGGTATCGAGCAAGCCATCGGTTTCTACCCATCTGTTTAGCATAGAATAGCTAGGCTGATGAATAATAAAAGGTGTGCCCAATGATTTCAGGATTGCATGGGCTTCTTTTGTGCGTTGCGAATTATAGGATGAAATACCGACATAAAGCGCTTTTCCGCTACGGACAAGCTGATCTAGCGCCAGCATGGTCTCCTCCAAGGGGGTATTGGGGTCGAAACGATGTGAATAGAAAATATCGACGTAATCGATACCCAGGCGTTTAAGTGATTGCTCACAGCTTGATATCACATATTTACGGCTTCCCCATTCTCCGTAAGGCCCGTCCCACATGTGATATCCCGCTTTTGATGAAATAATCATCTCATCGCGTAAACCGTAAAATTGTTCTTTTAATATTTGTCCGAAGGCCTTTTCGGCACTTCCAGCAGGCGGACCATAATTGTTTGCGAGATCGAAATGGGTAATTCCCAGGTCAAACGCTGTTGTGCAAATATCAACTTTTGTTTGATGGGCTGTGTCGTCACCGAAATTATGCCACATTCCCAATGAGATGGCAGGCAATAGAAGACCGGATTGACCACAACGATTATAGATCATATCTTGATATCGGTCTGGATTTGCTGTATACTGCATAGTCTTGAATAGTTTTAATCCAAACTAAGATAAATTTACGCTTATTTGCAAGTTTTAATTCCATACGATGGCTGTAATTTTTTAGTGCAGGAAAAGTTTTGGAAGTATCCTGTACAGATATTCTTCGAGAGCATTTGGAAAACTGCCGCTCAATGTCTTTCAAAAATCGAAATTTAATGTATTTTTATATGAAATCTAAGAAAACGATTAATTCATACGATGAGGAAAATTCTAACCATCCTAAGCTTTGTTTTTATTGTATTGGGGAATTGTTATGCCCAATCAAAACATTTACTTTTCAAGACTGATTTTGGCGATTTTAAAGTTGTACTTTATGATTATACCCCCAATCATCGCGATTTGATGTTGCGATCTATTCGGGATACTGTATATCAGGGAGCACTGTTTAATCGCATTATCGAAAATTTTGTTGTGCAGGGCGGAGAGCATGATATCGATATTGAAAAACGTGAGGCGGCAGATCCTCTTCATAGAAAACCGCGATTGGCGGCAGAGTTCGATGACCGGGCGTATCATAAAATAGGTGCCTTGGGTGCAGGACGGGATGGAAACCCCGCAAAAGCATCTTTTTTAAATCAGATCTATTTCGTGGTCGGAAAGAAAATCACGGCAGCAGAACTGGATAGTCTGGAATTGAAGAAAGGGATAAAATATACTGCAGCTCAACGTCAGGAGTACTTGGCTCGTGGCGGACAGCCAAGACTTGATCACGATCTTACCGTTTTTGGCGAGATTTATGAGGGATTAGAAGTGATCATGAAAATCAGTCGGGTAAAGACGGATAAACAAGATTTTCCACTTCATAATGTGCCTTTTAAGATTGTCGAAATAAGTAAATAAACTTAACAGTCGGAGCAATATTGATAAAAAAAGGGCAACTAAGCCCTTTTTTTATTTGCGGTGTTGATCAAATTCTTCTTTAAGCTTCTGATAACGCTCTTTCCACTCGTCTGGCAGCTTGCTCGGGATGTCTTTGAGACTTTTCAGCTGAAATGCAAAGACACAGGCTGCAAAGCCCACCGTACTTATGGCCATTCCGGTCCATATGACCAGCGAAAAACCTGCAAATAGCGGATTCCAAAGTAAGATAAAGCTGAAAATAATGCCTAAAATGGCAAATAATAAATTCCAGCCCCAAGATTTACTGCCGTAATTTTTGAGGTCAAAAGAAAAGGATAGCAACTGAAAGGATTTAAAGAGCGCATAAAAGCCTACAATAAACGCCAACGTGCTGGCTGAAAGCAACGGGTTGGCAATCAGTAATATGCCGAATAGGGTATAAAGAATCCCTCCGGTGAGGTACCAACCCCAACCGTCCACTTCATCTTTGTTCTGCACGGCAAAGATAATTTCCAAAATACCGGAAATAATAAATGACCA
The Sphingobacterium multivorum genome window above contains:
- the mgrA gene encoding L-glyceraldehyde 3-phosphate reductase; protein product: MQYTANPDRYQDMIYNRCGQSGLLLPAISLGMWHNFGDDTAHQTKVDICTTAFDLGITHFDLANNYGPPAGSAEKAFGQILKEQFYGLRDEMIISSKAGYHMWDGPYGEWGSRKYVISSCEQSLKRLGIDYVDIFYSHRFDPNTPLEETMLALDQLVRSGKALYVGISSYNSQRTKEAHAILKSLGTPFIIHQPSYSMLNRWVETDGLLDTLDEIGIGSIVFSPLAQGMLTDKYLKHIPENSRAAQSKSLQTKFLNEENQKNIQALHAIAQRRGQSLAQMAIAWVLRKKQVTSALIGASRPQQVIDCVGALKNLTFSPEEVHEIDLYAKDGHINIWAKSAEID
- a CDS encoding HdeD family acid-resistance protein, translated to MANSFFKTIRSSIKHWYIPLIIGILLILLGFYTIYTPVAAFLTLAILFSWSFIISGILEIIFAVQNKDEVDGWGWYLTGGILYTLFGILLIANPLLSASTLAFIVGFYALFKSFQLLSFSFDLKNYGSKSWGWNLLFAILGIIFSFILLWNPLFAGFSLVIWTGMAISTVGFAACVFAFQLKSLKDIPSKLPDEWKERYQKLKEEFDQHRK
- a CDS encoding peptidylprolyl isomerase, producing the protein MRKILTILSFVFIVLGNCYAQSKHLLFKTDFGDFKVVLYDYTPNHRDLMLRSIRDTVYQGALFNRIIENFVVQGGEHDIDIEKREAADPLHRKPRLAAEFDDRAYHKIGALGAGRDGNPAKASFLNQIYFVVGKKITAAELDSLELKKGIKYTAAQRQEYLARGGQPRLDHDLTVFGEIYEGLEVIMKISRVKTDKQDFPLHNVPFKIVEISK